The DNA region TCATTCAAGCatgtaaaatgattttaattatgtgttatttttttaatgttaatttgtttagtgtaaaaacaataaataattttattttttttattgataattaaattaattaaattgatagatCATCTGTCGATAAAAGCAATTTACcgagtaattttaatagtaaaagtaACAACGAcagtcataaaataattgatttcatacaatattttttatacatattgaaaatcgtttaaatttttgatgtgaaggctaaattaaattctcgtattgtgaaatttatataaatcttaattttaagcagtaaaataacatttatttaataaaatttttagcagcaggtaacttatgatctgtaaaaaatatcaaaaactttttcggagataaattataggaaattgaattctctacaaaaaatgtaatataaaattttcctatAAAGTTGGTTCCgtcaaaaaatgagaaaaatgtaaatcaatCCAAtcctttaatgttaaataacttttgaaaatatgaatatatcaaaaaactgtaagagacatttaagaaaaaaaaatttgtcgatttgtttctttttaatttaaattaattttataattaataagtgtcATTTAGTACCTCATTTTATATACGGATACCTTTATTTACGGAGTTCATAAGTAAAGTAACAAAACCCTATATTCAacacaattggttgctatgcCTAGAAGTGTCCATTTAACGAAAAGTTCCGAAATGGTGAAAaacagagtaaaattgcagtagatttaaatttaaacaaatcgatcatttcaAGGACGATTTCCAATTCCAACACTGGAAGAAGTTCCCAAAAGAGGTAGAAAACGCAAGAGTAACAGAGCTGTGGACAGGAAAACAGAAACATGTGGTTCGCgacacttaaattaaattaattaaaaaataaacgaactcagtatgttggtgagtaccataaaacgaagactaaaaTGAGCTGGTCTCAATGGTAGAAAACCAACAAAGAAGCTCTTCATTTCCGCAAACTATAGAGCAGCGAAACTACTATTTGCAAGAGAATATGTGAACTAGACAGATGGGTaacagaaaacaattttgtttgccAATGAAAGTcagctccaattattcaaatctgatggtaTTTCATAGGTGAGAGGACACATTAACGAAAAGTATAATCCCAGGTACACTAAACCTactgtgaagcatggtggaggagaCGTTATGATTTGGTATGTTTTTTTGGGTTTGGCATGGGTCCACTGGTTAAGTTATACgggataatggatcgttttgttCATCGTGACATTCTCTAGAATCATATGCTTTCATTTGACTAAGGTAACATCGCTTTTCAAAGAGTACGTCTCATgccttggccagcacaaaacccagacctcaatccaatggaaaacctttgagaagaaattgatCGGAAAATTCCTGCAAAAAGACTGTTAAATACGAAAgaactctacgaagaagttcaaaatcactcgaaagaaatttcgaacgattatattgaaaagctaccaaaatcaatgaagaaaaggTATGCTGGTATGTGgtaagttgctctacttttgacccttcaatatttttcccactaataaacaattatatttatgtattgttttttatcaatGTAGGTACAATAAgagtattcaataaaaaaatagtcgtcaaaatttattaataaataataatatttacaacaaaattataacaatcaGAGGATTTACCATCCGTAGTTGGCGGCGTATCCAAGAGAAGCAACTGGAGATGTTACTTTCAATGCTGGAGCAGCATAGGTGGAGAGCGCTGGAGCAGCAGCATAGGTGGAGAGAGCTGGGGCAGCAGCATAGGTGGAGAGAGCTGGAGCAGCAGCATAGGTGGAGAGAGCTGGAGCAGCAGCGTAGGTAGAGAGAGCTGGAGCAGCAGCGTAGGTAGAGATAGCTGGGGCTGAGTATGAAAGAGCCGGAGCGGCGGCGTAGGTAGAGATGGCTGGTGCGGAGTAAGACAGAGCTGGTGCAGCAGCATAGGTAGATATGGCTGGAGCAGAATAAGACAAAGCTGGAGCGGCTACTTTGAGAGCTGGTGCAGCAGCGTAAGTAGAGATGGCTGGAGCGGAGTAAGAAACAGCCGGGGCAGCATAGGTGGAAATAGCTGGAGCACCAATGTTCAATGCAGGAGCTGGATGGACAGAAGAAGTGGCAACGGAAGAGATCTTGGTTACAGCTGGGGTGGCGGCGTAAGTGGAGATTGCTGGAGTGGAGTATGAAAGAGCTGGAGCGGCTACTTTAATGGCGGGGGCGGCATAGGTGGAAATAGCTGGGGCTCCGTAGGAGAGAGCTGGAGCGCTCAAAAGACCGGCGTTGACGTAAGCCAGAGCGGCGCACAAAATGAtgatctattaaaattaatttgtattgttaatttcatagatactcattaataaataaacaaagtatTAAGTGAACTATTTTACCTTAGCTGCCATAATGTTGTTGGTTGTTGGTGGTTCTTGTGAATgataagtatattattaatccGTGTTCTTATATACTATGAGTCGTAAAATTTTGGGGGCAGGTTGAAATGTGGATTTGTCAAGATCATGGACAAGAAACCAGATTTCATAAGTAAGTGCCGAAgaacttaaaagtaaattaaaaattgcttaaTGAGTTATGTAAAAGATCTTGTTTTAAATCGAAACTGTATTAACCGAAACAATAAAGTAAAGTGACAATAAAGGTATATTGTAATTTCGACATATCTATAATTcagaataagtaaattttgctTTTCCTACATAaaagaaaaagtaattattatttataaaaaaattgtttgaagatatactacaaattaaatttatatggaatattattttaaattccatcatttaaaaattatttgaattaaatgtgAATGGGAGACAGGaagtaatatgaaataaatgagataaaaattgaacattaaaaaacagtttaatGCTTGGACttctttgttaaaatattataattaaatttttaacaaatattatctttgtattgtattatttttacaatactttctgcaatattaataatttaataatgaatgacatttttttagtttataaactaaatattgatCTGACgtaatctataaaaaaagtttatatacaaagtgttaaaaaaagaatgtaaaatatttaaaggagTAATAATAAGGATCAAAATAAGCAGAAAACTCTTAACACGGGCCCACAAATGAACAATTTCGGAGATACAGAagataataattcttttttacacaattattaattatttattatttaaattacttaaagttataaaaaatgttcaaactgCCCTCATCCATTTCCAAACAGGCACATCAtatttcagttgtttcttaaACCTCTACATTAGTTCAGAGTTATTATCAGTTTTGGTTAATTTGTAACTGCTAAGTCTCGAGACTATTTACAGAGATGCTCCAtttttttatccatttatgttaaaatgtttggCCTAAGTGCTTTCTAATTTAATCGAAAACTGATGTCGTGCACCATCATGCTGTAACCACGTTTGCTGCCTTTGGttgaaagaaatatcgagattaCCCATTCTTTTGCAGATATTTTACCTAAGCATATAATACTCATCCAAATACTTAAAGAAAAACCTGTATGATTTGAGTATAGCGTGAAGCATTCTGATTATTTTGATTCATACTTCAGcacttttcaatattttatatattttttaaacagaataaaaaattatattccatatttttttaactcctGCTGAGGACtactacaatatttttgtaaaaataaatcggGAAACATTGAAAGAATATTGTAATGGGGCTGCATATGAGAGAGCTGATACAGCGGTGTAGTCAGAGATGATTGAACCAGTTGAGTAAGTGGAGAGAGTTGGAACAGCCGAAAAACCAGCTTTGGCGTAAGCCAATGTTGTACACAAAacatgaaatgaaatttgCTATATACCCATTTTAGGGGATCTTAACCCAGTAGTGTagttagattttctataaaaaatttttagtataatttcatcaattttcatGACTAACATTTACCCCGTAGGTTATCGTTTTAGGTCAAAAACATGACATTCTTTATTTCatgctttataatttaaaaaacgtttgtcaaaatcggacaaaaaatacaaattttatggggtGCTTTCAAatgccacactgtatatatttaatgaaacgaAAAAACTTAatcgtaaaaaatttattatcataataaataatatttacaataacatTACAACTAGTACAGGATTTACCATCCGTAGTTGGCAGCGTATCCGAGGGAAGCTACTGGAGAGGCTACTTTCAGTGCTGGGGCAGCGTAGGTGGAGAGAGCTGGGGCAGCAGCATAGGTAGAGATAGCTGGTGCGGAGTAAGACAAAGCTGGGATAGCTACTTTCAGAGCTGGGGCAGCAGCATAAGTGGAAATGGCTGGGGCGGAATACGAGACAGCTGGGGCAGCATAAGACAAAGCTGGGGCAGCGGCGTAGGAGGAAATGGCTGGAGCGGAGTAAGAGAGAGCTGGAGCCGCAGCGTAGCTGGAGATAGCTGGGGCAGCAACTCTCAACGCTGGGGCTGGGTGGACGGAAGAGGTGGCTACGGAAGAAATTTTAGTCACTGCTGGAGCAGCAGCGTATGTGGAGATGGCTGGGGCGGCGGCGTAGGTAGAAATAGCTGAACCGGAGTAAGAGATAGCTGGGGCGGTTACTTTAACGGCTGGAGCACCGTATGTGGAGATGGCTGGGGCAGCGTACGAGAGAGCTGGAGCGGCAGAGTAAGCAGATATGACGGGATCAGCGGAATAGGTAGAGAGAGCTGGGGCGCTCAAAAGACCAGCATTGGCGTAAGCCAATGTTGCACAGAAAACAATAATctgttaaatgaataaataataattaataaaataataaaactaagtatttaaatcttttactTTAGCTACCATAGTGTTGTTGGTTGTTGGTTATTTTTACGAATGATATATCCATATTAATTCGTCATCTTATATacgaattaaagaaaaattatagggcaaattaaaatgtggatTTTTCATGATCATGGACAACAAACCAGCTTTCgtaagttttaattagtatgCCGAAGAACTTaaaagtcaattaaaaattacttaatggtgttatataaataatcttgtTTAAACTGTTATAGTtttgaaaaaacttttattagatgttgacaaaaatatatttttatccaacaaataaaataaaaaaatgttaaatgacaACACCAGTATATCGCTTCATTTTACTGCGGAATCATGACTTAGAAATACAAGGAAAGGGgggaacaattttatataactttaacattaatattatatatgaatgttaaattttatatttatatatgcacataatttcaaaagttaCTCATTACCTAAAATcttcttcattattaaattatgaaacataCGTACTTTATTTACAAGTTAATTCtacaaagaaatttatttatttagaagatTTTAACGGGTTACCGATGATAATTCGATTAAATAGATGTTAAATCGGTAAAACCAAAGTCTGAAAGACTTAACGAATATGATAACAATTGATTCGACAAGCAGTaagtaaaaatctaaaagaaatTCGATGCTGATACTAGAAAAATTCTGGTAAAATCTagcgaaataaattaattccagAGTTTCTAGGAAGGGTGTGAAGTGGGTGATGACTTAAGACCCTTAAGAAACAGAATGTCTCCAACAACGATCCTACTTCAACCAATCAGATGAACTAAACAAATGTTCCTTTTCTCAACAttgttgccaaactaatttaagagttttttatataagaaaccctaatctaaatatgtaataatactagtacttggtctaaaaaaccATAttgcaattcaaaataaaatacaatacattatttcaatacaattacaattctGATATTGTTTGCATAAGGAAAAACCATTACACttacaaataatttcagtaatgcaaaaatcaattcattaactaCAGAGTTACTTACAATGCTCAATATTTCACGTaggggtaatttattatatcttttaattaattaagttaatttaagaatattttattaaatagttctaCATAAAAACATGTAGAAATTCAGCCATTTAAATTACGAACGACAACACCTTGGCACTTGATGAGGGTTCGAAAGAAACCAcgtatgttaaaaatcaagtaacatatagattaaaataagtatattttaaaataaattttgtgcgATTTTATGACTATTTTACGATTAACATATGCaagattagttttaagaaaacctataaaaaatctgaaaaaattcgTGAGAACCAAAACAAAGTGGTCGTCTAAAAATTCTCCCACGAAGCCATTAAATAAGGGTTTTCTAGCTCTGTTACAAGATGTTTTCCttgtaaaataacaaatgcagttattttaaagtaaaaaaataaaaatcaaaattttatacaatgtaTAACCATTCGATACCCTGTATTTCTACATCGGGTTACTATACAAGACTATGATGATGTTAACAAGGCGATCAG from Aethina tumida isolate Nest 87 chromosome 1, icAetTumi1.1, whole genome shotgun sequence includes:
- the LOC109598060 gene encoding cuticle protein 16.5-like; this translates as MAAKIIILCAALAYVNAGLLSAPALSYGAPAISTYAAPAIKVAAPALSYSTPAISTYAATPAVTKISSVATSSVHPAPALNIGAPAISTYAAPAVSYSAPAISTYAAAPALKVAAPALSYSAPAISTYAAAPALSYSAPAISTYAAAPALSYSAPAISTYAAAPALSTYAAAPALSTYAAAPALSTYAAAPALSTYAAAPALSTYAAPALKVTSPVASLGYAANYGW
- the LOC109598022 gene encoding cuticle protein 16.5-like, whose amino-acid sequence is MVAKIIVFCATLAYANAGLLSAPALSTYSADPVISAYSAAPALSYAAPAISTYGAPAVKVTAPAISYSGSAISTYAAAPAISTYAAAPAVTKISSVATSSVHPAPALRVAAPAISSYAAAPALSYSAPAISSYAAAPALSYAAPAVSYSAPAISTYAAAPALKVAIPALSYSAPAISTYAAAPALSTYAAPALKVASPVASLGYAANYGW